The following DNA comes from Gemmatimonadota bacterium.
CGGCACGCCACGCTCCTTTTTCTCGGCGTCATGTTCCTTTCCATCGGAATCAGTGTCTTTCGCCTGGCCACCCAGCCGCCTGTTTTCGCCTACAACCCCATCATCGGGTATTTTCCAGGGCCGATCTACGACGAAGTGGTGGTGATTACCTCGACGCTGCTAACGGCGCGGACGATCGTGCTCGTCAGCGTCCTGGCGATGGTCGCCGGCCTGTGCGCCTGTTTCGATCCATCGGCCCGGAAGATCCGTCCTTCGCTGTTATTTAAGTTCCGAGGCGGAGGCCCGGCCGGCGGGATATCTCGCGGAGGCCAGGACGGCGGGAGCGCCACGACGGGCATGGCAATGCGGGTGCTGTTCCTGGTTTCGGTGGCCGTGCTGGCGGCGGCCTACGTCTACCGGGCGCCCCTGGGCATCGTGATCGACCGGGCGCATATCCAGCAAACCCTGGGGGGCCATCGTCAGACGGTCCACTTCGACATCTATTACGATTGGAACACCATTTCGGCCTGGAACATCGATCTCATCGCCCGGGATCACGAATATCAGCTCGCCCGGGTCATAGACTACCTGGAGGTGCCGCCTCCATCGACGCGCATCGCCTCGTATATCTACGCGTCCGCGGACCAGAAGAAAAGGCTCATGGGCGCCCGGCACACGTCCATCGAACGACCGGGATCCGATGAAATGCATCTCAACAACGCGTCGTTTCCCCATCCCGTGCTCAAACATGAGCTGGTGCATGTCGTGTCCGCCGCTTTCGGGAACGCGCTGTATGGCGGCAGCTACTGGATAGGGTTCCACGAAGGCCTGGCCGAGGCGGTGGACTGGCAGGACGCCCCCATGAACCCGCACGAGTGGAGCCGCGCCATGCGTGAACTCGGCTATGCGCCGCCCATGGAGAACCTGCTGAGCATGACGGGCTTCTGGACGGCCGCGTCCTCGCGCAGTTACACGCTCTGCGGGTCCTTCGTTCGCTTCCTGATCGAACGCTATGGCCTCCCTGCATTCAAGAAGGCCTTTCCGGAAGGCGCCGTGGAGGAAGCTTACGGCCGGACCACGGTGGAACTGATCGCCGAATGGGAGGCGTTCGTGGACGGCATTCAATTGCGGGAAGACCAGCTCCGCATCGCCCGACAGCGGTTTATCCGTCCCTCTATTTTCAGACTGCACTGTCCCCACGAGGTGGCGGCGCTGAACGACCGGGCCTGGCAGGCCTACAATGCGCGCCGGTATAGAGCCGCCGTGCGCGATTTCGACCGCGTGCTCGAACTGGAGCCGGAGAACCCATCGGCCCTGAGGGGTTTGCTGTGGGGGACCTACAGGCTGGCGGACTACGACCGGACCGAGTCGGTCGCCCTGCTGATCGAGCGGCCGGACCAGACCGTCGGGCTGCTGGCGGACGCCCAGTTGGTCCGCGGAGATACGGCCTGGAAGACGGGAAGGATCGACGATGCCAGGCGCAGCTACGAAGAAGTCGTGAACCTGCAAGCGTCGGCAGACATGTCGCGCGCCGCGTCCATCCGGATGGACGTGCTCGACAGGGAGCCGATCCGGGATACGATCATGACCTACCTGACCGCCGTGACCGGCCATTGGCGCCTGGTCCTGTCCGTCCGGGACACGGGCGATCTGGCGCCTGACTACGGTGCGAGCTACTATCTGCTGGGTCGCTGGCTGTTCCGCTCCGGATCTTATGAACAGGCGCTTAAGTATCTGTCGAAAGCGTATGCACTCGGACTCCCGGGCGAGGTCGTGCGACAGGAAAGTCTGCGTCTGGAAGCCATGGCACACTTCTATCTGAAGCGGTATGAACAGGCGGCCGAGACTTTTGGTCGCCTGGCGACGGTGGCCGGCTCGGGCGGCGCGGCCAGGACGGCGGAAGCCTGGATAGACCGTTGCCGGTGGTATCAGCAGAACGGATCGGACGGTCCCACCAGCCAGGCAAGCCGGGTAAGGTAGGGCGCGGGCCGCCACCGGGCGCGTGGAGCAAGGCAGGTCCCCCGGCGTCGATGAATATCACTTACCTGCCAATGGCGGCTATCGGGTCCCGGGCGGCGGTTGTCGTGCTACAGCATCGATGACTACCACCCCGATATGGACTGGTTCAGGATCTCGTCGGCCATTTTCTCGATGGCGGTCGTGAGTGCCGGCTCGCGATCGGAATCCGTACCGGTATCGATCGCGTAGTCACCGAAGGTACGCAACTGCCTTTCCTCCCAGATCACTTCCTTTTTGTCCACGGATTCAAAACGGACGTCCACGACGATCCACAGGCGGACTTCCCGGGCCAGCGTTCCCTCGGAGAACGCCACGGACTCCTCTTGCAAATCGGTGATCACGCCGATGATCGCCGCGTCCGCCTGCCGCAGATCCACGATCCTGAATTCACCGTTGGTGAGAAACCGTTCGATCACCTCGTCCGTCAGCGTCTCCTGAATGCCGGTCTCCACGGTGGTGTTGTCAAACAGTGGTATGACGATGTTTCGAATGTCTCCGGCGCGCGATCCCTGCGAAGTGGAGTAGTAGCACGCCGTAACCACCATGCAGGCGGAAAGCAACGGGATCAGGAAGACGGCGGGGCTTAGGCTGGGTTTCGGAATCATCATGTCCTTCTCCACGCGTTCACCGCGTGTTCGGTGGTTCGCGCGGCGCATTGGTACGCACATTCAGTTATACACGCGGTCCAGCTCGATGCCGCGGTAGTAGTGTTTCAGGATCCGTTCGTACTTGTATCCCTGGCCGGCCATCCCGATGGCGCCCATCTGGCACATGCCGATGCCATGGCCATAGCCGCCGCCCTCGGCCACGATGGAATTCTGCCTGAACTTCAAATCGAACTTCGTGCTGCGGAGCATCGGCTGGCCCCGGACAGGCCGGCGCAATGCGGAACGTATCTGCCCGCTTCGCAGTGTCGTCGTCCCGTGATTCGATTTGATCTCGAGCAGTTGAACGCGCCCGGTCGGAGATCGGCTTTTTATGGACATACCGCGAAGAGAAAACTCACCCCGCTTGCGTGGGTCCAGGCCGGAAAGCCTCGTCTCCAGGATGTTCTCCAGCGTATCCTTGTTCCATTCCACGCGCCATGTATAGACCGGCGAATGACTGCAAAAGTCGCCGCTTCCGCGGTCCCGGTCTTGCACGGAGCGCAGGTACGGAATGGGATTGCCCCCCCAGGCGTCCTCGATGGATTCGGTTTCGCCCGCGCAGGTCGAGGAGTACTGGGCGGCGATCGGTTTGCCTTCGTAGGTAGCGATCATGCCGCGGGTCTCCGAAATCGCCCGGTCGGCGAGGGGCCATTCCGCGCTGTAGCCGTGGTATACCTGGTCGGCCACGGTACCGTACAGATCGAATCCCAGGGCCTTGCGTCTGCCCAGGTTCGCCACCGTGTACGTCCGGGCCGCAATGGCCTGGGCCTTCAGCGCCTCGATGCGGTCTTCCTTGAGCTTGCCGATCTCCGGGGGGACGACCCCGCGCAGGTAGTTCTCCACGTCGAGGATGTTCACGACGGTCAACTTGCCGGTCTTGTTTGACACCACCTCCATCGATCCGCGGTACTCCCGGTCCGCGGCTTTGAGACGTCCTTCCCGCGCGAGCGGGTTCACCTGGATCGGACCGGTATACAGTCCCTGGGCCGCGCCGCCTGGTGCGGACACGTCGATCCACGCGCCTTTCGCCTGCATTCTCCAGATCTGCCCGGAAGAGGATGTGCCGATCACTTCGCCGCTGGCCCGGTCGACGACGCGGAAGCGGCCTGTTCCGGTCAGGCTAGCCGAGTTCCGGTTTACCAGCAAGCCGATCCGGATCATCGGAAGCTGGCCGGGTTTGTACGCCCCCGTTGTCGGCGCGGTCTCGGAAGGGGCCGGCCGCGCGGTGCGATCGGACGGAAGCGGCCTGCCGGCGCATCCCAGGATCACCAGGGACAATAGAAGCACCGGCCACCATGCGGACTGTACGCGGACCGGCACGTGGTCAGGCATGGCGCCGGCCGGGATCCGGTTTTCGGTGTTCCACATGATTGACGTGCCGAAGCGCATCACGAACTTCCCTTTACGTGCTGCATCTGCGTGCCGCATCAACCGGGCAGGCAAATCTTGCCCAGCACCGCGGGCCGGTCCGCGCCCGTGGCTCCTGGAAGACTGCCCGGCCTGCCCCGGACCGTCCGGTCGGCGAGTACCGCGAACGCCACGGCCTCCTTGGCGTCCGAAGACAGGCCGTGATCATCCGATGTGGATACCTCGGCAGGCGCCAGCACCCGGGCGAGTCGCTCGAGCAGAAAACCGTTTCTGGCGCCGCCGCCGCTCACGATCAATTCGTCCAGCCGCGTGACGACGGGAATGACGAACCGTCGACAGGCGTCCTCAATGGAACGAACGGTGATTTCCGTGGCGGTCGCAAGCATATCCTCGCTACTGAGCCCGGCCTCCCGCCCCGCGCGGACCAGATCCGACGCGCACCGGTCTCCGAAAAGTTCCCGGCCCGTGGACTTGGGCGGAGGCCGCTCGAAGTAAGGCATGACCAGCGCGTCCGCCACCAGGTTTTCGGCGGGCCTGCCGCGCCTTGCGGCCGCGCCATCCGCATCCATGTCGCGTCCCAGTTCCGCGCGGGCGACGGCATCGATCAGCATGTTGGCCGGGCCCGTATCGAAAGCCAGCACGTCATCGGGTTTCGGGTCCACGGGCAGCACCGTGAGATTCGCGATTCCCCCCAGATTCAGGAGTGCCCGGACCTTTTCGGGATGCCCGAAGAGCAGGTAGTCCACATAGGGTACAAGCGGAGCGCCCTGTCCGCCCCGGGCCACGTCCGCCGCCCGGAAGTCGCCAACCGTCACCACGCCGGTCCGCTGGGCGATCACCGAAGGATCGCCGATCTGCAGCGTCGCCCCGGTTTCCACGCCGAATCTGTTTTTCCGATCGGGGAGATGCTGGACAGTCTGGCCGTGGGAACCGATGAGATCGATCTCCTCCATGGACAGTCCGGCGGAATCCGCAACGACGAAAGCCGCGCTGGCAAAGAGTTCCCCCAGCTCGAAATGCAGCCGGCTCAACTCGTCGGTCCTGCCGGTCTTCGAATCGGAGACTTCCATCAGCCGATTGCGCAGGCCGGGTGGAAAGGCCACCGTGTCGAAGCCCAAAACGTCCAGGGAAAGCCCGTCGTCTTTTTCGCCCAGCAGTATCACAGCCGCGTCGATCCCATCGGCGGACGTTCCCGACATCAGCCCGATGATCCGGCGGTCATGTGTGGTCTGGAATCCCGATAACACGACAGCGCTGCCTCGCACGACTGGTTGTGCTACTTGCCACCAGGTCATCTCGGTCGCCGAAATCGCTGCTGGAATATGACTCGCCGACCTCCGGTTGTCAAGACGGTTGGCGCGGCCCCCGGCGGCTGTTGGCGCGACCCTCGCGGCTGTTGGGCATTGTCACGGCACTCGAAAATCGTTGCGTAAACGCGCCTGGATTCTATTATATCGAATATATCAACAAACCGTACAACCCGGGGGTAATGTGGTCCGCCTGGCTGCGTGGCCGGTTGGTCCGGCTGGTCTTGACCGGCAAGACTGGACTTGAACGGCACGGCTGGTCCGTCTGACTGGTCCTGTTGACTGCGCATCCGAATGGTCCGTCAGGCCTTGACTGGCACAGTTAATCCGCCCGGACCGGGACGGGACCATCCCTATTCACCAAGTAAAGCGAGGATACTCATGAGGACATCGACCTGGATCCGGTGGGTCGTTATTGCAGCCGTTGGCATTTCGATGACACTGATGAACAGTCCTGCCGCGGCCCAGAACCACGCGCCGAATCCGTATACCACCGTAGAAGGCATATGGGGCAAGCTGGAAGGGGACAGGACCTGGGGCTCCACGAGCGCGGTCTTCCCGGCCCAGGACGGCAGCGGGAACATCTGGGTCGCGGAACGATGCGGCCAGAACTCCTGCGTCGGCAGAGAGGACGTGCCGCCGATCCTGCTTTTCGACAGTGACGGCAACCTGCTAAAAAGCTTCGGCGCGGGCATGTTCGTCTGGCCCCACGGCATCTTCGTCGACTCGGAGAACAACGTCTGGGTGACGGACGCCCGGGGCGGTGTGGGTATCGGCCACCAGGTCCACAAGTTCAGCGAGGACGGGGAGTTGCTGATGAGCCTGGGCATCGCCGGAGTCGCGGGCGAAGGGGACGGCATCTTCAACCAGCCCTCCGACGTCCTGGTGGCGCCTGACGGCAGCATTTTCGTGGCGGACGGTCACGGGTCCCGCGGAAACAACCGCATCGTCAAGCTGGCGCCGAACGGATCGTTCATCAAGGCCTGGGGTGAGACGGGACAGGCTGCCGGCCAGTTCCGGGATCCCCATGCTTTGGCCATGGACTCCCAGGGCCGGCTTTACGTCGGTGACCGGGGCAACGCCCGGCTCCAGATCTTCGACCAGGAAGGCGAATACATCGCCACCTGGACCCAGTTCGGACGGCCGAGCGGCCTTTTCATCGATGCAAACGACGTGCTCTACAGCGCCGACTCCGAGTCGAACGCGACCTGGGGGGCCAACCCGGGCTGGAAGCGGGGCATCCGCATCGGCAGCATCCGGGACGGCGGCTTTATATCGGCCTTCATCCCCGATCCCGTGGTGGACGCCGATAACGCCGGAACAACCGGCGCGGAAGGCGTCGCCGTGGATGCCATGGGCAACGTGTACGGCGCGGAGGTCGGGCCCCGCATGTTGAGGAAGTACGTCATCACCGGGGAATAGTTGATCGGCAGGACGATCGTCGAATGGTCTGACCGAACTGGCCCGATCTAAACCAAAAAGGCGCGGTAAGTGGACCGGTACAGATTCCACGGACCGCGCCTTTTGCTGTTCCATTGAGCAGAAATCGATTGACGATCGATTGACCTCGGGGAGCTCGCTCACGAGCGATTCTCGACACCCGACAGTGCATTTTCGAAATGTTGGATGGCACGCTCGAATTTCTCGAGGCAACCTGGATTGCAGAACCCCACAACATGTCCGTCAAATTCAGTCAGTGAATCGCCCTGTACCGGCTTGCCGGACCAGGGACAGGTCTCATTGATGCAGTCGGCGATGTCGAGCACGGGCATTGTCATTCCTCCTCGTACAGCGCTTCGCCGCGGCTCAGCCGCAGCGCGATCTGCGCGGTCTGGTTGAGCGCCCGCTGCGTGGGGGCGTGGGCGGCGAGATACCGGGCCGTGGCGATCAGCATGTGGTCGGCCTCGGCGCGTCCCTTCAGTTCCTCGTATTGCCGGATGCCGGCCTCGAGCATCTGGAAGCTGTGGAACTCGGCATCCTCCCGTAACAGCGAGATCGCCAGCGTGCGGAACAGCCGGTCCACGGGGTGCCCGTCGGCCAGGTAACGATAGACCAGCCTGGCGGCCGGCTCCACCTGCTGCTGCGTGTCCAGTTCGGTCAGAAACGCGTCGAGTATCTCGTCGGTCTCACCGGCGAGATCGGCCGTGGCCCGGTCGCCCGGCAACCGCGCGGGCGGCACGTTGAGGAAACGGTCCAGGTACACGGCCATGGCGCCGTGGAAGACGCCGCGGACCAGTTCCGGCGAACCCGTCCGCTTCAGGGCCTGGTGCAGGGCGTTCGCATACGTGAAGGTGTGCAGCACCGTGATCCAGTCGTTGAACTCGTTCTGGGTGTGGAACCGGGCGATGCACAGCGCGGCGGCATAGGTGACCGCCTGGCTGAGCTGCAGCGGCGTCATGCCGTCTCGAAGCCGGGCCAGCATGGCGTCCACCGTGGCCTGGGGATCGTCCCCGAGGATCACTTCAGCCAGCTCACCGGGGCCGTCCCACGCATAGCCATTGGACGTCGATGCCAGCGCGCCGGGCAGCTCGGCATTCGCCCCTCGAAGAATGGCGGCCAGGTCGACGGGATGGCGCCAGGCGTTTCGCTCCTCGCTGCGCGCCGCGGCGCAAAGCTGACCGACCGTGCTGGGCAGCACTTCATCGGCGTGTTCCCAGCCGATGTGGTCCAGCAGTTCCGTGGACTTGTTGATGAAATCCGCGACGTGACCGCCGTCCAGGAACACGTGGTCCGTGGCGGCGCTCGTCATCATGTCCACCAGCAGCGCGGGTTCGCAGTCCATGGACACGGCCGTGAGCAGGCACCGCGTAGCGCCTTCGGTGTCGCGCACCTCGACGAAACGGCGGAACCAGCGCTTCAGCTGTTCGAAGGACAGGTTCTCCGTATCCAGGGGTTGAAGGTCGAACCGCGGCGGCTGTCCGTTGCTGTCCCGGGCGACGTGCGTCAATCCCTGGTAGAGCGGGAGGATCTGCTCGTCTCTGGGCAGATAGCCGCACAGGTTCGTCATCGCGGTCAGAATGGTCAGGCCGGGGCCCCATCCGGACGACCGGTACCGTACGCCGTACCGGCCGCCGGTCGCGGCGATATCCTTGTAGGACACCCCCGATTTCAGCAGGGCGATCACGGCCTTGGCGTTGACCAGCGAGATGTTCTGCTCCAGGCCTTCCCTCAGGCGGTTGCGCCAGTACTCCGCGTCGCCCGACTGGTCCCGCGACCCCGAAACCCATACATCCCCGTTCCGGGTCTCGACCGCGTACACCGGCACGTCGTCCGCGAAGAGATCGAAGGTGCAGCCGCTCTCCAGGTCGAAGTCCGCGTGGTGCCAGTGGCAGGTCAGAATGCCGTCCTTGATCGTGCCGCGGTGCAACGGAAAGCCCATGTGGGGACATCGGTTGTCCACGGCGTGCACCTGCCCGTCGTCGTGGTGGAACACGGCGATCGGACCGTCGTTGCCGTTGACGACCATGCTCCCCTTCTCCTTCAGTTCGTCCACCGATGCGACCCGGATCGGGTCGCGCAAGGCTGTCCTCGGGGTGCCATTCATGGTATTTCTCCTCAGGCTGCAATGTGATGACCGTGCAGTGTATCTGAATGGAATATACGTCTTACCATTCAATATAGGCACTCCAAACCAATAAATCAATAATATTATGTATATAATTTATTATTTTTTTATTGTTCCATATTTGAGAAAGCACGTTACATTTAAATAGAGATGCACGCGAAACAGGCATCGGATCTGCATTGGACAACCAGGCGCTTCGTTTTCGGAGAATGAACATGGCACACACTGAAGGCACCACCCGCCGTCAGATCCTGGAATTGCTCAAACGCAAGGGCGAAATGACTGCCGGTCAACTCGCCAGGGAGATCGGGATCACTTCGATGGGCGTACGCCAGCACCTCAGCGGTCTGGAGCGCGACGACTTGGTCGAGACGCGGGTCGTGCGGCAGGACAGGGGAAGGCCCGCCCACTATTTCGTCCTGACGGATGCTGCGGAGCGCCTGTTCCCGGTACGGTACGGCCAGCTCGCGGTTGAACTGCTCGAGCAGATCGCCGAAACCGACGGACCGGAGAAGGTCGACAGCCTTTTCACCTCGCGCACGGAGCGGCTTGAAGCGGAATACAAACTTCAGATGTCCGGGCAGCCGGTCTCGGAACAGGTGCGCGTTCTCGCTGAAATCCGGGACCAGGAGGGATACATGGCCGAATCCCACGCGGACGGCGATGAATACATCCTGGTGGAACACCACTGTCCGATCTACGAAATAGCGCGCCGTTTCCCGAAGGTCTGCCAGTTCGAACAGGAATTGTTCGAACGTACGCTCGATGCCGGGGTGCACAGGGACGAGCACAAGATAGCTGGAGACGACCGCTGCCGCTATCTGGTACGGAAACGCGACTAGAGTACCACGGCCAGTATCTGGTACGGAAACAAGACTGACGGCCACCTCACGGCCTGCCTGAACTCGGGACAATTTCCATGAACAAACCACGCATCTGGTACCTGCCGACACCGTCCCACACCGCCGGGGTTTTCAAGGATGAGACTTACCGACGGTTACTGGCCGGCTTCGACGTGGTGGAGAACAGGATGGACCGCGCGTTGACCGCTGGCGAGGTGGAGGAAGGCATAGCCGGTTTCGATGGACTGGTCACCGGATGGGGTGTCATGCCTTTGAGCGCAACAGCCTTGGAGCGGGCGGACAGGTTGAAGATCGTCGTCCACTCCGCCGGCTCGGTCAAGTACCTGTTCACTTCGGAGATGGTCACCAGCCAACTGTTGCCCAGGGGAATACGCGTCGTCAGCGCGCGGGGCGCCATCGCCCTCAACGTGGCGGAACACGCGGTCGGCGCCTTGATCATGATGAGCCGCAGGTGGGTCCATGACGCCCTCAATATCCGTAACAGGGGCATGTGGCGGGATCCGGACAAGAACTGGTCGAACCAGTTCCTGCGCGGCGCCACGGTGGGGATCGTCAGCGCCAGCATGGTGGGACGGGAGGTGATCCGGCTGCTCCGGCCCTTTAACGTCCGCACGCTCGTCTACGACCCCTGCCTGAGCGATTGGGACGCCGGCCGCATGAACGTGGAAAGGGTAGACCTGAACACGCTCTTCGAGTCGTCGGACATGGTGACTGTCCACGCGCCGTCCATCCCGGAGACGGACCGCATGATCGGCGCGGAGCAACTGCGGCTATTGAGGGACGACGGCGTCCTGGTCAACACCTCGCGGGGCTCCGTCCTGGACCACGATGCGCTTTACGAAGAAGCGAAGACGGGCAGGATCCAGGTCCAGCTGGACGTGACCACGCCCGAACCCCTGCCGCCCGACCACCGATTGCGCGCGCTCCCTAACGTCGTCATCACGCCTCACAGCTCAGGCACCGGTGCTTACGGCCACCTCGAGATCGGCGAGATCACGCTGGCCGCGCTGGAACACTTCTTCTCGGGACGGGAACCGGTACCGGGGGAGGTGGACCTGGAAAAATGGGCGCAGATCGCGTAGGTGGGAGTGACAGGTTGCCGCCCGGTACTAGACCCGCCGCCGCGCCGCCCTCACCGTATTCTCCATCAACATGGCCACGGTCATGGGACCGACGCCTCCGATACGTGGCGTGATCCATCCGGCGACCTCGGCCACGTCCTCCTCCACGTCGCTGAGGAGCTTCTTGCCCTTCCGGGTGATCCCCGCGGCCACGACGGCTGCGCCTGGTTTCACGATGTCCTTCGTGATCAGTCCGGGCGAGCCCGCGGCGGCGACGATGACATCGGCTTCGCGCAGGTGAGCGGCCATGTCGGGCACGGCCGAATGCAGAACGGTGACCGCCGCGTTGCAGTGGGGTCTTTTCAACGACAGCAGCAGCGCCAGCGGCCGGCCGATGGTCAGTCCGCGGCCCACGATCGCCACGTTCTTGCCTTCGATGGGCACGCCGTAATGGACCAGCAGGGCGAGGATGCCGTTGGGCGTGCAGGGCAGGGGCCCCGGCTTGCCGATCACCAGCAGGCCCAGGTTGATGGGATTGAGCCCGTCCGCGTCCTTGTCGGGCGCCACGGAGAGCAGCGCTTCGTCCTCGTCGAGTCCATCCGGCAGCGGGATCTGCACCAGGATCGCGTCGACCTCCGGATCTTCGTTCATGCGGCCGATGGTCTGCAGCAATTCCCCCTGCGAAGTGGATGCGGGCAGGTGGGTATGGATGGAACGGATGCCGATTTCCTCGCACGCCCGGTGCTTCATGGAGATGTAGGTCGCGCTGGGCCCGTCGTCTCCGACCAGGATCGTCGCCAGCCCAGGCGTGATCCCCCGCTCCCGCATTTCGGCCGCTTCATTCGCGAGCCTGGCCTGCATCTCGTCGGCCAGCTTGCGGCCGCTCATGATGACAGGGCCATTGCCGGGACTCATTGGCTTACCTCATATGTTACAAT
Coding sequences within:
- a CDS encoding tetratricopeptide repeat protein; amino-acid sequence: MSLDRHFTTGVLRRKPYLAATAVLTAAAAAMTQMPLVDDLGFEFAFITAAIATFATGVMTVHLVNGWRRDGPQADGPRNARHSALLALLFGLSLSTLLLPMAVMFVKSWISGFCNVPEGLAFFVLLPGISVLWSTSVALLCALATERRRHATLLFLGVMFLSIGISVFRLATQPPVFAYNPIIGYFPGPIYDEVVVITSTLLTARTIVLVSVLAMVAGLCACFDPSARKIRPSLLFKFRGGGPAGGISRGGQDGGSATTGMAMRVLFLVSVAVLAAAYVYRAPLGIVIDRAHIQQTLGGHRQTVHFDIYYDWNTISAWNIDLIARDHEYQLARVIDYLEVPPPSTRIASYIYASADQKKRLMGARHTSIERPGSDEMHLNNASFPHPVLKHELVHVVSAAFGNALYGGSYWIGFHEGLAEAVDWQDAPMNPHEWSRAMRELGYAPPMENLLSMTGFWTAASSRSYTLCGSFVRFLIERYGLPAFKKAFPEGAVEEAYGRTTVELIAEWEAFVDGIQLREDQLRIARQRFIRPSIFRLHCPHEVAALNDRAWQAYNARRYRAAVRDFDRVLELEPENPSALRGLLWGTYRLADYDRTESVALLIERPDQTVGLLADAQLVRGDTAWKTGRIDDARRSYEEVVNLQASADMSRAASIRMDVLDREPIRDTIMTYLTAVTGHWRLVLSVRDTGDLAPDYGASYYLLGRWLFRSGSYEQALKYLSKAYALGLPGEVVRQESLRLEAMAHFYLKRYEQAAETFGRLATVAGSGGAARTAEAWIDRCRWYQQNGSDGPTSQASRVR
- a CDS encoding SpoIID/LytB domain-containing protein: MRHADAARKGKFVMRFGTSIMWNTENRIPAGAMPDHVPVRVQSAWWPVLLLSLVILGCAGRPLPSDRTARPAPSETAPTTGAYKPGQLPMIRIGLLVNRNSASLTGTGRFRVVDRASGEVIGTSSSGQIWRMQAKGAWIDVSAPGGAAQGLYTGPIQVNPLAREGRLKAADREYRGSMEVVSNKTGKLTVVNILDVENYLRGVVPPEIGKLKEDRIEALKAQAIAARTYTVANLGRRKALGFDLYGTVADQVYHGYSAEWPLADRAISETRGMIATYEGKPIAAQYSSTCAGETESIEDAWGGNPIPYLRSVQDRDRGSGDFCSHSPVYTWRVEWNKDTLENILETRLSGLDPRKRGEFSLRGMSIKSRSPTGRVQLLEIKSNHGTTTLRSGQIRSALRRPVRGQPMLRSTKFDLKFRQNSIVAEGGGYGHGIGMCQMGAIGMAGQGYKYERILKHYYRGIELDRVYN
- a CDS encoding anhydro-N-acetylmuramic acid kinase; translation: MTWWQVAQPVVRGSAVVLSGFQTTHDRRIIGLMSGTSADGIDAAVILLGEKDDGLSLDVLGFDTVAFPPGLRNRLMEVSDSKTGRTDELSRLHFELGELFASAAFVVADSAGLSMEEIDLIGSHGQTVQHLPDRKNRFGVETGATLQIGDPSVIAQRTGVVTVGDFRAADVARGGQGAPLVPYVDYLLFGHPEKVRALLNLGGIANLTVLPVDPKPDDVLAFDTGPANMLIDAVARAELGRDMDADGAAARRGRPAENLVADALVMPYFERPPPKSTGRELFGDRCASDLVRAGREAGLSSEDMLATATEITVRSIEDACRRFVIPVVTRLDELIVSGGGARNGFLLERLARVLAPAEVSTSDDHGLSSDAKEAVAFAVLADRTVRGRPGSLPGATGADRPAVLGKICLPG
- a CDS encoding glutathione S-transferase; translation: MTMPVLDIADCINETCPWSGKPVQGDSLTEFDGHVVGFCNPGCLEKFERAIQHFENALSGVENRS
- a CDS encoding Rieske (2Fe-2S) protein; its protein translation is MNGTPRTALRDPIRVASVDELKEKGSMVVNGNDGPIAVFHHDDGQVHAVDNRCPHMGFPLHRGTIKDGILTCHWHHADFDLESGCTFDLFADDVPVYAVETRNGDVWVSGSRDQSGDAEYWRNRLREGLEQNISLVNAKAVIALLKSGVSYKDIAATGGRYGVRYRSSGWGPGLTILTAMTNLCGYLPRDEQILPLYQGLTHVARDSNGQPPRFDLQPLDTENLSFEQLKRWFRRFVEVRDTEGATRCLLTAVSMDCEPALLVDMMTSAATDHVFLDGGHVADFINKSTELLDHIGWEHADEVLPSTVGQLCAAARSEERNAWRHPVDLAAILRGANAELPGALASTSNGYAWDGPGELAEVILGDDPQATVDAMLARLRDGMTPLQLSQAVTYAAALCIARFHTQNEFNDWITVLHTFTYANALHQALKRTGSPELVRGVFHGAMAVYLDRFLNVPPARLPGDRATADLAGETDEILDAFLTELDTQQQVEPAARLVYRYLADGHPVDRLFRTLAISLLREDAEFHSFQMLEAGIRQYEELKGRAEADHMLIATARYLAAHAPTQRALNQTAQIALRLSRGEALYEEE
- a CDS encoding transcriptional regulator, with the translated sequence MNMAHTEGTTRRQILELLKRKGEMTAGQLAREIGITSMGVRQHLSGLERDDLVETRVVRQDRGRPAHYFVLTDAAERLFPVRYGQLAVELLEQIAETDGPEKVDSLFTSRTERLEAEYKLQMSGQPVSEQVRVLAEIRDQEGYMAESHADGDEYILVEHHCPIYEIARRFPKVCQFEQELFERTLDAGVHRDEHKIAGDDRCRYLVRKRD
- a CDS encoding hydroxyacid dehydrogenase codes for the protein MNKPRIWYLPTPSHTAGVFKDETYRRLLAGFDVVENRMDRALTAGEVEEGIAGFDGLVTGWGVMPLSATALERADRLKIVVHSAGSVKYLFTSEMVTSQLLPRGIRVVSARGAIALNVAEHAVGALIMMSRRWVHDALNIRNRGMWRDPDKNWSNQFLRGATVGIVSASMVGREVIRLLRPFNVRTLVYDPCLSDWDAGRMNVERVDLNTLFESSDMVTVHAPSIPETDRMIGAEQLRLLRDDGVLVNTSRGSVLDHDALYEEAKTGRIQVQLDVTTPEPLPPDHRLRALPNVVITPHSSGTGAYGHLEIGEITLAALEHFFSGREPVPGEVDLEKWAQIA
- a CDS encoding bifunctional 5,10-methylenetetrahydrofolate dehydrogenase/5,10-methenyltetrahydrofolate cyclohydrolase yields the protein MSPGNGPVIMSGRKLADEMQARLANEAAEMRERGITPGLATILVGDDGPSATYISMKHRACEEIGIRSIHTHLPASTSQGELLQTIGRMNEDPEVDAILVQIPLPDGLDEDEALLSVAPDKDADGLNPINLGLLVIGKPGPLPCTPNGILALLVHYGVPIEGKNVAIVGRGLTIGRPLALLLSLKRPHCNAAVTVLHSAVPDMAAHLREADVIVAAAGSPGLITKDIVKPGAAVVAAGITRKGKKLLSDVEEDVAEVAGWITPRIGGVGPMTVAMLMENTVRAARRRV